Proteins from one Cryptomeria japonica chromosome 4, Sugi_1.0, whole genome shotgun sequence genomic window:
- the LOC131875489 gene encoding uncharacterized protein LOC131875489 has product MVDGEGMPMGFIYEAMDRAKEAISHYYRGNARKCEIFWRIIDRRWTNQLHQPIHAFTYFLNPKFYFSDSFRADEEVMVGVITCIDKMTPDPELRDKVLDELEIYGGRIMVRACLIFKR; this is encoded by the exons atggtggatggagagggcatgccaatgggtttcatttatgaggccatggatagggccaaagaggccatttcacattactatcgtggaaatgcaagaaaatgtgaaatcttttggcgcatcattgatcgtaggtggacaaaccaactccaccaaccgatacatgccttcacctactttttgaacccgaaattctacttctctgattcatttagggctgatgaggaggtcatggtaggtgttattacatgcattgataagatgacacctgatcccgagttgagagacaaggttcttgatgagttggag atttatggtgggagaattatggtgcgggcatgcctaatcttcaaaagatag